The Coccidioides posadasii str. Silveira chromosome 3, complete sequence genome contains a region encoding:
- a CDS encoding uncharacterized protein (EggNog:ENOG410PRJJ~COG:O,U~TransMembrane:1 (i73-94o)~MEROPS:MER0000598): MSFPCLRNAFIRYTHFQTLRSHRFSTLCAQLHSVNPQSQIPRVPNASSPPKSGSSGPGTGSNSGSKSRPRSPFLSFAKAFFLTLIPVTPIVVVFREHIISTYPVGGPSMAPYLNATYGVEDLARETVVVSKLLWLRSTRHGKEGGIGDENWKGLHRGMVVMFRSPRNPEVLAIKRIIGLPGDEVTPRPAPLSSYSVQFPHLPDSIHPTHPQIVSYNHVWVEGDANDTSKSLDSNTYGPISMNLITGRVVGVVWPWERRRMLRWELWDPAANVPDIDVSDVPELEWEREAGGEAGRSQRMRVRKSVISVEAPFVS; the protein is encoded by the coding sequence ATGTCTTTCCCGTGCCTTCGCAATGCCTTCATCCGATACACCCATTTCCAAACTCTCCGCAGCCACCGTTTTTCTACTCTCTGCGCCCAACTGCACAGTGTAAACCCTCAGAGCCAAATACCCCGCGTTCCCAATGCCTCTTCTCCTCCAAAATCCGGCTCCAGCGGCCCCGGGACGGGATCAAACTCCGGTTCAAAATCCCGGCCGCGGTCTCCGTTCCTCTCATTCGCgaaagctttctttttgaCCCTTATACCCGTTACACCAATCGTTGTCGTGTTCCGTGAGCACATAATCTCTACATACCCCGTGGGAGGGCCATCAATGGCGCCATATCTAAACGCCACATACGGcgtggaagatttggctaGGGAGACCGTCGTGGTGAGCAAGCTCTTATGGCTACGAAGCACCAGGCATGGGAAGGAAGGCGGCATTGGCGACGAAAACTGGAAGGGTCTGCATAGGGGGATGGTGGTCATGTTTCGATCGCCGCGAAATCCGGAAGTCCTGGCCATAAAGCGCATCATCGGCTTACCGGGCGACGAAGTCACACCTCGGCCTGCACCGCTGTCTTCTTACTCCGTCCAGTTCCCTCATCTTCCGGATTCTATTCATCCGACACATCCACAGATCGTCTCGTACAATCATGTCTGGGTAGAGGGTGACGCGAATGATACTAGTAAGAGTCTAGATAGCAATACTTACGGTCCCATTAGCATGAATCTAATCACAGGTCGGGTCGTTGGTGTGGTCTGGCCATGGGAGAGGAGAAGGATGTTGAGATGGGAGCTGTGGGACCCCGCAGCGAACGTTCCCGACATCGACGTGAGTGACGTGCCTGAACTCGAGTGGGAAAGAGAAGCCGGCGGGGAAGCTGGAAGAAGCCAGCGGATGAGAGTGAGGAAGAGTGTGATTTCTGTTGAGGCACCATTTGTTTCTTAA